From Thermodesulfobacteriota bacterium:
CTGCCCGCTGATCGAGGGGAGCGCGTACCGGTTGAAGGATCCGGGCAGCGTCGCCGACGCCGTCGCGCGTCTCGCGGCCGCCGGGCACCGGGACATCGAGTTCGTGGACAGCGTATTCAACGCGCCCCGCGAACACGCGATGAACGTATGCGATGCGCTTGCGCGGTCCGGGCACAAGGCGCGCCTCCACTGCCTCGAGCTGAATCCCGGCGAACTCGACGATCCGCTCCTGTCGGCGATGGAGCGCGCGGGTTTCGCAAGCATCGGGATCACGATCGAGAGCGCCTCGGACCCCGTGCTGCGGGGGCTCCGGAAGGGGTACACGGCCCGCGATGTCCATCGCGCCGCAGAGGCGGTCGGGCGGCATCGGATGCCCTGCGCATGGATCTTCCTGCTCGGGGGCCCCGGCGAGACGGCGGATACGGTGGAGGAAACGCTTCGTTTCGCCGCGAACCGGATCCGCCCCGGCGATATCGCGTTCTTCAATATGGGGATCCGCCTGTATCCCGGAACGGAGCTTGAAACCGTTGCGAGAAGACAGGGACTCCTCTCCTGCGCCCCGCGGGAAATGCTCTCTCCCAGATACTACGTCTCGCCGGACGTCGATCCCCGATGGATGGAGAAGCGGCTGAACGGGTACAGGGACCGGCATATGAACATCCTCGACATGGATCTCCTGGACCACTCCCTGTTGCGGAAAATCCACCGGGTCGCCCATGGGCTCGGCATGCGGCCGCCGCTCTGGAAGCACACGCGGACCATCCGGCGCCTGCTTCGGCTCGCGGGAGCTTATCCCTGCTGAGCGTTCAGCTTCTCGTTCGGCCGGATCTCGAGCTGGACCCGCCGGTTCGACTGCCGTCCCTCCGGGGTCGAGTTGTCGGCGACGGGATCGGTCTCCCCGTATCCCCTGATGGCGAGTCTCGCCGCGGGGACCCCGTCCCTCAAGAGCTGGTCCCGGACCGCCTCGGCCCGCCGCTCGCTGAGCCGCTGGTTGTATTCCGCGGTCCCGGTGGAATCGGTGTGCCCCTCCACCGTGATGTAGGTGTCCGGATACTTCACCAGCACCTCCGCCGCCCTCGCGATCGAATCCCTGGACGCCGGCTTGATGTCCGTCTTGTCGACGTCGAACAGGATGGCCGAGGGGAGGGCGACGTACAGCTTGTCCCCCTCGCGGGCGATGGCCGCCTCGGGAAGCCGCCGCTTCATCTCCGCCGCCTGCCGGTCCATGTAGGCGCCGACTGCGCCGCCTCCCGCCGCCCCGATGGCGCCTCCGATGAGGGCTCCCGTCCCCCGGCGCCCCCGCCCCGCGATCAGCGCTCCCGCTCCCGCGCCCACCGCGGCCCCTCCCAGGGCGCCGATCGCCGTGCGCTTGTATTCCCTGGTGCCGTCGGGGTTCGTCGCGCATCCCGGCGAAAGCAGCAGGACTCCCGCGAGCGCCGCCCCCGTGACCTTTACTCCCCACCGAGCATGCCCTTTCGCGTCGATCATGTTTTCACGCCTCCCGTCATCTATTCAGTTTAATGCCGGAAACCTTACGGACGTTTCACCGTTTCCGATGCGGGGCGAATCTTCCCCTCCCCGCCGGGCACCTAAAGACGTATGACGAGGCATGTTTCGAAAATATTCGCGGTGCCGTTCGCCTGCCTGTGCGCCCTGGCGCTGGCAATGCCGATCGGGGCGGTCCATGGCGCGGAAGGGAAATGCGTCCCCACGCCGGAAGACGCCGAGGGTCCTTTCTACAAACCGGGGGCGAAGGAGACGACGTCGACAGGTTCGGGGCTGGCGGTCTCCGGGTCGGTGCTTTCCTACCCCGACTGCCGGCCCGTTTCGGGGGCGCGCGTCGAGTGGTGGCACGCCGACGGCTCCGGGAAGTACGTCGACTCCCTCCGGGGGATGCAGACGACCGGGGGAACGGGCGGCTACGAGTTCACGACCGTGCCTCCCGGCAAGTACCCGGGGCGCCCGATCCACATCCACTTCAAGGCGTTCGCGCCGGGGCACAAGCCGCTGACGACCCAGCTTTACCTGCGCGGCGGGGAGAAATCCGTCCGGTTCGACATCGTGCTCGTTCCGGAGAAATGACGCGCGCGGCCTCGTGGTCCGCATCTTCGCATGAATGCCGGCCGGATCGCCCGGTGATAAGATGGCTATAGCCTGGAGAACGGGAGGTGGGGCATGACGATCGGGAAGAAGATCGGAAAGAAGATCGACGGCGTGGAGAAGCAGCTCGCGCGGCGCGTCGACTCGCTCGAGAAGGACGTCGCCCGCCTGGTGAAGTTGTACGAAAAGAAGGAGAAGGAGTTCGTGAAGCTGAAGGACCGGTTCACGTCGGGGCTGGTCAAGGACGTCAAGAAGCAGGTGAAGAAGGCGAAGAAGGCGATGAGGAAGCGGCTCGCCTGATTCGCCCGGTTTAAAGCTTTCGCAGGGCGTCATTGCGCTTCCGGTCCCGTTTCTTCGCCCTGTGCCCCTCGCCCTTCTTCCCGCGGGGTCGCGCCTCCTCATCCCCGTCGGAAGCCCCCTTGACGCTTTCCATCCGGTGATCGAACAGGCGCGCGGCGAATTCCGCGCAGGAGGCGGCGACCGACCTGGAAGGAAGCGTCCCGGCCAACCCCCGGTCGGAGGTCACGACGACCGTCCCCGCAGGGGCGTTCCGGGCCATGTCCCGGATCACGTCGTCGGCCGTCTCGCGCATGGAGGAAAAGACGGCGGCGCCTCCCTTGAACGCGCTCCGGCTCCGCTCGGGCCTTCCCGCTCCCCGGCCGTCGAAGACCACCGTCAGGCGGAATCCTTTTCCGCGCGCGTACTCGGCAAGGAGCTCGCACAGCTCCCGGCGCCCCTCTTCCGACGCGGGGTCTTCCGAAAGCGGAAGCGCGCCGGACCGGGCGAGGTTGTAGCCGTCGACGAGCAGGTGCGCGCCCATGTCCTCCCCGACCTGACTTCCCTTCCGGCTCGTTGATACTATAGGAAAACATCTGCGGGCGACGGAGGCAAGGGATGTTCGATGTCGTGGGGGTCGGGCTGAACGCGATCGGCGGGATCCGGTAGGCGCTCGGATGACGGGATCCCCCGGAACGACGTCCAGGAGTCCCCGCGCTACGCTCACCGGCGCATGCGTCATGCACTTCCTGCACGACGGCTGCTCCGATCTCCTCTATATTCTCTTCCCCGTCTGGGCGCGCGAATTCTCCCTCTCCTTCGCCCAGGTCGGCCTGCTGAAGACGGCGTACTCGGGCGCGCTCGCGTCGTTCCAGGTGCCGGCGGGATTCCTGGCGGAGCGTTGGGGAGAGCCGCGCGTCCTGGCGGCCGGAACGTTCCTTACGGCCGTCGGGTTCTTCCGCTTCGGCGCCGCGGGCGGCTTCGTCCCGCTCCTCGCGTTCCTGGCGATCGGGGGGCTGGGCTCCGGCGCCCAGCATCCGCTTTCCGCATCGATGGTCTCCCGCGCCTACGAGGAGGGGCGGCGCCGCGCGGCGCTCGGGACGTTCAATTTCTCCGGCGATCTGGGAAAGGTGCTCCTGCCCGCCGCCGCCGCTTTCGTGACCGCCTGGGTGGGATGGCGCCCGGCAGCGCGGGGGATGGGACTGGTCATGCTGTTCGCCGCGGCCGGCCTGTTCCTCCTGTTCCGATCGGCTGCGG
This genomic window contains:
- a CDS encoding radical SAM protein — its product is MKVLIVCANRNTIPMPVIPIGACIVAEAAERFGHTVRLLDLMFLEDAVSAVESAVSGMRPDVVGLSVRNIDNTDMRNPVDFMDGLREVADAVRAATGAPIVLGGPALGIMPEEILRRLDVSCGVVGDGETVFPLLLERISRGAALRDLPGVATVENGAYRAQPCADSAYSSACEAPDFERWLDMPAYRSRLATVPVRSKTGCAFRCVYCTCPLIEGSAYRLKDPGSVADAVARLAAAGHRDIEFVDSVFNAPREHAMNVCDALARSGHKARLHCLELNPGELDDPLLSAMERAGFASIGITIESASDPVLRGLRKGYTARDVHRAAEAVGRHRMPCAWIFLLGGPGETADTVEETLRFAANRIRPGDIAFFNMGIRLYPGTELETVARRQGLLSCAPREMLSPRYYVSPDVDPRWMEKRLNGYRDRHMNILDMDLLDHSLLRKIHRVAHGLGMRPPLWKHTRTIRRLLRLAGAYPC
- a CDS encoding NYN domain-containing protein; this encodes MGAHLLVDGYNLARSGALPLSEDPASEEGRRELCELLAEYARGKGFRLTVVFDGRGAGRPERSRSAFKGGAAVFSSMRETADDVIRDMARNAPAGTVVVTSDRGLAGTLPSRSVAASCAEFAARLFDHRMESVKGASDGDEEARPRGKKGEGHRAKKRDRKRNDALRKL
- a CDS encoding OmpA family protein, with translation MIDAKGHARWGVKVTGAALAGVLLLSPGCATNPDGTREYKRTAIGALGGAAVGAGAGALIAGRGRRGTGALIGGAIGAAGGGAVGAYMDRQAAEMKRRLPEAAIAREGDKLYVALPSAILFDVDKTDIKPASRDSIARAAEVLVKYPDTYITVEGHTDSTGTAEYNQRLSERRAEAVRDQLLRDGVPAARLAIRGYGETDPVADNSTPEGRQSNRRVQLEIRPNEKLNAQQG
- a CDS encoding intradiol ring-cleavage dioxygenase, encoding MPFACLCALALAMPIGAVHGAEGKCVPTPEDAEGPFYKPGAKETTSTGSGLAVSGSVLSYPDCRPVSGARVEWWHADGSGKYVDSLRGMQTTGGTGGYEFTTVPPGKYPGRPIHIHFKAFAPGHKPLTTQLYLRGGEKSVRFDIVLVPEK